The following are from one region of the Geoalkalibacter subterraneus genome:
- the xseA gene encoding exodeoxyribonuclease VII large subunit, translated as MSESLPLLSVARLVALLRETVEDNFVQVLVEGEISNYARPPSGHAYFTLKDDKAQLRSVMFRPYNRLLRFVPENGMQVICGGRISLYEPRGELQMVVETMEPKGLGGLQVAFAQLKERLESEGLFAPERKRPLPGFPRCIGVVTSASGAAIHDILNVLRRRLTGVRIILRPAQVQGRGAAADIASGIADLNRQGEADVLIVGRGGGSLEDLWAFNEEEVARAIYASHIPVISAVGHETDVTIADLVADLRAPTPSAAAEMVAKSRLELEGHLDHLSMRLASQMRSRLNLLEERVEGLARRLRSPIEDLQQCRGRIDELEQRLQKQMVREVATRHEKLGALTGRLDALSPLGVLKRGYAIVMHSESGEAVRRAEAVALGDPLHIRLKQGHLQARVTEVEP; from the coding sequence ATGTCTGAATCCCTGCCATTGCTTTCTGTCGCGCGTCTGGTGGCACTGCTGCGCGAAACCGTTGAGGATAATTTTGTCCAGGTGCTGGTCGAAGGCGAAATTTCCAACTATGCCCGCCCGCCCTCAGGCCACGCCTATTTCACACTGAAAGATGACAAGGCACAGCTGCGTTCCGTGATGTTTCGTCCCTACAACCGCCTTCTGCGCTTCGTGCCTGAAAACGGCATGCAGGTCATCTGCGGCGGGCGCATCAGTCTTTACGAGCCGCGCGGCGAGTTGCAGATGGTCGTCGAAACCATGGAGCCCAAGGGGCTCGGCGGCCTGCAGGTGGCCTTTGCGCAGCTCAAAGAACGATTGGAGAGCGAAGGGTTGTTTGCGCCGGAGCGCAAGCGCCCCCTGCCGGGCTTCCCGCGCTGCATCGGGGTGGTAACATCTGCCTCCGGTGCAGCGATTCACGACATCCTCAATGTGCTGCGCCGCCGCCTGACCGGCGTGAGGATCATTCTGCGGCCGGCCCAGGTGCAGGGCAGGGGAGCTGCGGCCGACATTGCCTCCGGCATCGCCGACCTCAATCGGCAGGGCGAGGCCGACGTCCTTATCGTCGGCCGGGGCGGCGGTAGCCTTGAGGATCTGTGGGCCTTCAACGAGGAGGAGGTGGCCCGTGCCATTTATGCCTCGCACATTCCCGTCATCAGCGCCGTCGGCCATGAGACCGATGTCACCATCGCGGACCTGGTGGCCGACCTGCGTGCGCCCACTCCCAGCGCCGCTGCTGAAATGGTGGCCAAGAGCCGCCTTGAACTTGAAGGTCACCTCGATCACCTGTCCATGCGCCTTGCCTCCCAGATGCGTTCCCGTTTGAACCTGCTGGAGGAGAGGGTCGAAGGGCTGGCCCGGCGTCTGCGTTCGCCCATCGAAGATCTGCAGCAGTGCCGCGGTCGAATCGATGAACTCGAACAGCGCCTGCAGAAGCAGATGGTCAGAGAAGTCGCGACCCGGCACGAGAAACTTGGCGCATTGACCGGACGCCTGGACGCCTTGAGCCCCCTCGGCGTCCTCAAGCGCGGCTATGCCATCGTGATGCACAGCGAGAGCGGCGAGGCGGTCCGCCGTGCCGAGGCGGTGGCGCTCGGCGATCCCCTGCATATCCGGTTGAAACAGGGACATCTGCAGGCCCGGGTGACGGAGGTGGAACCCTGA
- a CDS encoding S41 family peptidase, whose translation MPPRKRSSGLLIILAVVLLGGFSFGNFSRCAQADSTKEYQELDLFTDVLALVRKSYVEEVPLKDLIYGAINGMLASLDPHSSFLPPDMYQEMKIDTRGEFGGLGIEITIRNGILTIVSPIEDTPAFRAGLQAGDEIVKIEDRMTKNMTIMDAVKLMRGKPGTDITISVMREEFDKPKEFTLTREIIKVRSVKARTLEDGYGYIRLVQFQERTADDLRAALKQIHKENPDGLAGLILDLRNNPGGLLDQAVAVSDVFLSEGLIVYTEGRDQNSHLRFSARGNGSEADYPLVVLINGGSASASEIVAGALQDHKRGIVMGTPSFGKGSVQTIIPLGDDSGLRLTTARYYTPSGRSIQAQGIQPDIEVRSATLTEKAEGFAFREEDLAKHFESSTEDNGKTADFELDEESRKDYQLMRALDLLKGWRILKNLDRQAA comes from the coding sequence ATGCCCCCACGTAAACGTTCCTCAGGTTTGCTCATCATTCTGGCGGTTGTGCTTCTCGGTGGATTTTCCTTTGGAAATTTCAGCCGCTGTGCGCAGGCCGACAGTACGAAGGAATATCAGGAGCTGGATCTTTTCACCGATGTCCTGGCGCTGGTGCGCAAAAGCTATGTCGAAGAGGTGCCGCTGAAGGATCTGATCTACGGTGCCATCAATGGCATGCTGGCTTCCCTTGATCCTCACAGCTCCTTTCTGCCGCCGGATATGTACCAGGAAATGAAGATCGATACCCGCGGTGAATTCGGCGGACTCGGCATCGAGATCACCATCCGCAACGGCATCCTCACCATCGTCTCGCCGATTGAGGATACCCCGGCCTTCCGCGCCGGTCTGCAGGCTGGAGACGAGATCGTTAAAATTGAAGACCGGATGACCAAAAACATGACCATTATGGACGCGGTCAAACTGATGCGCGGCAAGCCCGGCACCGACATTACCATCTCCGTCATGCGGGAAGAGTTCGACAAGCCGAAGGAATTCACCCTGACCCGCGAAATTATCAAGGTCCGTAGCGTCAAGGCCCGCACCCTTGAAGACGGGTACGGTTATATCCGCCTTGTCCAGTTTCAGGAGCGTACCGCCGACGACCTGCGTGCCGCACTGAAGCAGATTCACAAGGAAAATCCCGATGGTCTGGCCGGGTTGATTCTCGATTTGCGCAACAACCCGGGCGGCCTTCTCGATCAGGCCGTAGCGGTGTCTGATGTCTTTCTCTCCGAGGGGTTGATCGTTTATACCGAGGGGCGCGACCAGAACAGCCATTTGCGGTTCAGCGCGCGGGGCAACGGGTCCGAGGCCGATTACCCGCTGGTTGTGCTGATCAACGGCGGCAGTGCCAGCGCCTCGGAGATCGTGGCCGGCGCCCTGCAGGATCACAAGCGCGGCATTGTGATGGGGACGCCGAGCTTCGGCAAAGGGTCGGTGCAGACAATCATCCCGCTTGGCGATGACTCAGGCCTGCGTTTGACCACGGCCCGTTACTATACCCCCTCGGGTCGCTCGATCCAGGCCCAGGGCATTCAGCCGGATATTGAAGTGCGCTCCGCCACCCTGACGGAAAAGGCCGAAGGGTTTGCGTTCCGGGAGGAGGATCTCGCCAAGCACTTCGAATCATCTACGGAAGATAACGGTAAAACCGCTGATTTTGAATTGGATGAAGAGTCGCGCAAAGATTATCAGTTGATGCGTGCTCTTGATCTTCTCAAAGGGTGGCGTATTCTTAAAAACCTTGATCGGCAGGCCGCCTGA
- a CDS encoding divergent polysaccharide deacetylase family protein — protein sequence MAPAKKKAPSKASSGKTPPKTPPKKTAKKAAQKAAKKAPQKTTPAASGGKSPRSRNPKVTAGELKIWVALLCVVIFLVAAVALLQKARKVFDPGDADPVPVASTEVEKLGFEQARTIFEQAMDEIVDGPSVERTRSTDSVAYRILNEDLSQEEFTHLEAVLGASPGQWRLNRPQTGHLVARAEDRWQFELLFVTPPSPPPLENVEQGPRVAIIMDDMGNDTFSTRELLAIDLEVTFAVLPETESSTETARLAHAQGREVMLHLPMEPIGYPQPNPGRNALLISLSAEQIRARMASYLQQVPHAVGGNNHMGSRFTQHEEGMRVVLDELARHNLFFVDSLTTNGSVTRRLAADRGVPFGRRSLFLDNDADVEKVRQQIRKLISLALREGEAVGICHPYPETMEALRREQESFAAAGVKVVPMSHLVRSLPRS from the coding sequence ATGGCACCCGCTAAAAAGAAAGCGCCGAGCAAGGCGTCCTCCGGCAAGACCCCGCCCAAGACCCCGCCCAAGAAAACGGCGAAGAAAGCGGCCCAGAAGGCGGCAAAGAAAGCGCCGCAGAAGACGACGCCCGCCGCTTCTGGCGGAAAGTCACCCCGAAGCAGGAACCCTAAGGTCACAGCAGGGGAACTCAAGATCTGGGTGGCGCTGCTGTGCGTTGTGATTTTCCTTGTGGCCGCAGTGGCGCTTCTGCAAAAAGCACGCAAGGTTTTTGACCCGGGGGACGCCGACCCTGTTCCCGTTGCATCCACCGAGGTTGAAAAACTCGGTTTCGAGCAGGCCCGCACCATTTTCGAGCAGGCCATGGATGAGATCGTCGATGGCCCCTCTGTCGAACGTACGCGCAGCACTGACAGCGTCGCCTATCGGATTCTGAACGAGGATTTGTCGCAGGAGGAATTCACCCATCTCGAAGCCGTGCTGGGCGCCAGTCCGGGACAGTGGCGGCTCAACCGTCCGCAAACCGGGCATCTCGTTGCCAGGGCGGAGGACAGGTGGCAGTTCGAACTGCTGTTCGTAACGCCTCCCTCCCCGCCGCCTTTGGAGAACGTTGAGCAGGGCCCGCGGGTGGCCATCATCATGGATGATATGGGCAATGACACCTTCAGCACTCGGGAGCTGCTGGCCATCGACCTCGAGGTGACGTTTGCCGTTCTGCCGGAAACCGAATCTTCAACTGAGACAGCGCGACTGGCTCATGCACAGGGGCGCGAGGTGATGCTGCACCTGCCCATGGAGCCGATCGGCTATCCTCAACCCAATCCGGGACGAAACGCCCTGCTGATCAGCTTGTCCGCCGAGCAGATCCGGGCGCGCATGGCTTCCTATCTTCAGCAGGTACCCCATGCCGTCGGCGGCAACAATCACATGGGGTCGCGCTTTACCCAGCATGAGGAGGGGATGCGGGTGGTGCTCGATGAGCTGGCCCGGCATAACCTCTTTTTTGTCGACAGCCTGACCACCAACGGTTCGGTCACCCGTCGCTTGGCCGCGGATCGCGGTGTGCCTTTCGGGCGTCGCAGCCTTTTTCTGGATAATGATGCTGATGTGGAAAAAGTCCGCCAGCAGATCCGCAAGCTGATCAGCCTGGCGTTGCGAGAAGGAGAGGCGGTAGGAATCTGTCACCCCTATCCGGAAACGATGGAAGCGCTACGGCGCGAACAGGAGTCTTTCGCCGCCGCAGGCGTCAAGGTGGTTCCCATGTCGCATCTGGTAAGGTCGCTGCCGCGATCCTGA
- a CDS encoding ParA family protein, with amino-acid sequence MTGPYVVTISSEKGGVGKTTLATNLAIYLKAIDEDLPVTLLSFDNHFSVDRMFRIGRGRERATVRDLLTGDHGVEDLIELGQYGVCFIPSWRDTETLRGSVHSVADLALGLAGASLSGVVIVDTRPDLDILTRNALFAADRVIVPVKDAPSLENCRNLYDFFDQQGLSRRPLRILPCLVDSRIRFDGPFKNTQELLRAYAINRGYRCLDGFISKSPKVESLNTNPEGKIHPVLSYGRNTEVHQQFIHLASQVFDDMHKTPRRRIASIIAQLEAERESLKNADEQAAENFTDDSESDALPSQSAT; translated from the coding sequence ATGACCGGCCCTTACGTGGTCACCATTTCCAGCGAGAAAGGCGGGGTCGGAAAAACGACCTTGGCCACCAATCTGGCCATCTACCTCAAGGCCATCGACGAAGATCTGCCGGTGACGCTGCTGAGCTTCGACAACCACTTCAGCGTCGACCGCATGTTCCGCATCGGCCGGGGGCGGGAGCGTGCCACGGTCCGTGATCTTCTCACAGGTGACCACGGCGTTGAAGATCTGATCGAACTGGGGCAGTACGGCGTCTGCTTCATCCCCTCCTGGCGCGATACGGAAACCTTGCGCGGCAGCGTACACAGCGTCGCCGATCTGGCCCTGGGGCTGGCGGGCGCCAGCCTGAGCGGGGTTGTCATCGTCGACACCCGCCCTGATCTGGATATCCTGACCCGCAATGCCCTGTTCGCCGCCGACCGGGTCATCGTGCCGGTCAAAGACGCCCCCTCGCTGGAGAACTGCCGCAATCTGTACGATTTTTTCGATCAGCAGGGTCTCTCGCGCCGTCCGCTTCGCATCCTTCCCTGCCTGGTCGATTCGCGCATCCGCTTCGATGGGCCGTTCAAAAACACCCAGGAACTGCTGCGCGCTTACGCCATCAACCGAGGTTATCGCTGCCTGGATGGTTTTATTTCCAAGAGTCCCAAGGTCGAGTCTCTCAACACCAACCCGGAAGGGAAAATCCATCCCGTCCTGAGCTACGGTCGCAACACCGAGGTGCATCAGCAGTTTATCCACCTGGCCAGCCAGGTGTTCGACGATATGCACAAAACGCCCCGGCGACGCATCGCGTCAATCATCGCTCAGCTCGAAGCTGAAAGAGAGAGCTTGAAGAACGCCGATGAGCAGGCAGCTGAAAACTTTACGGACGATTCTGAATCAGACGCGCTGCCTTCCCAATCCGCTACCTGA
- the dxs gene encoding 1-deoxy-D-xylulose-5-phosphate synthase — MNLLEQIHSPADLRKLPKEQLPALAEEIRRFVIETVAKNGGHLSSNLGVIELTLALHRAFDTPSDRIVWDVGHQAYTHKLITGRKAKFCSLRQVDGLSGFPKRDESEYDCFDVGHASTSISAALGMACARDATGGREKVVAVIGDGSLTGGLAFEGLNQAGHLKKDFILILNDNEMSISPNVGAVSSFLSRKMTSDLFIKFKKETENFLTHLPGFGRDLLSLAKRAEDSLKGFLTPGMLFEAFGFDYIGPIDGHNLEELEETLRNVKRLNGPVLVHVLTRKGKGFAAAESDPATFHGVGPYDAQTGVVHKKAGAAPSYTSIFGETLVKMAQEDKRLVAITAAMLEGTGLKAFAERFPERFFDVGIAEQHAVTFAAGLACRGMRPVVAIYSTFLQRAYDNVLHDVCLQNLPVTFAMDRGGLVGADGPTHHGVFDYSYLRHIPNLVFMVPRDEVALQRTMATALQHDGPFAYRYPRGESEGLPQPTEITPAPIGRGEKLRDGKDGVIFAIGTMVGEALKAAEALAGEGLELAVVDAVFLKPLDRDLMLEEARRTGRVITAEENVLQGGFGSAVLELFEQEQVDSVRTLCIGLPDEFVEQGTQQQLRQRHGIDAAGMAERIRKWYA; from the coding sequence ATGAATCTGCTTGAACAAATCCACTCACCAGCCGATCTGCGCAAGCTCCCCAAAGAGCAGCTCCCTGCCCTGGCAGAGGAGATCCGACGGTTTGTTATCGAGACGGTCGCCAAAAACGGAGGGCATCTCTCCAGCAACCTCGGCGTCATTGAGCTGACCCTCGCCCTGCATCGAGCCTTTGATACTCCAAGCGACCGCATCGTATGGGACGTCGGGCATCAGGCCTACACTCACAAGCTGATCACCGGCCGCAAGGCGAAATTCTGCTCGCTGCGTCAGGTCGACGGCCTCAGCGGTTTTCCCAAGCGCGACGAAAGCGAGTACGACTGCTTCGACGTTGGCCATGCCAGCACCTCTATCTCCGCAGCTCTCGGCATGGCCTGCGCACGCGATGCCACAGGCGGCAGGGAGAAGGTGGTGGCGGTGATCGGCGACGGCTCCCTCACCGGCGGATTGGCCTTCGAAGGGCTCAACCAGGCCGGGCACCTCAAGAAGGATTTCATCCTCATCCTCAACGACAACGAGATGTCGATATCTCCCAATGTCGGGGCGGTGTCCTCCTTTCTGAGCCGCAAAATGACCTCCGACCTGTTCATCAAGTTCAAGAAGGAGACCGAGAATTTTCTCACCCATCTGCCCGGGTTCGGCCGCGATCTGCTCAGCCTGGCCAAGCGCGCGGAAGACTCCCTCAAAGGATTTCTCACCCCCGGCATGCTGTTCGAGGCTTTCGGCTTCGATTACATCGGTCCCATCGACGGGCACAACCTCGAGGAACTCGAAGAAACCCTGCGTAATGTCAAAAGACTCAACGGTCCCGTGCTGGTACATGTGCTCACCCGCAAGGGCAAGGGTTTTGCCGCCGCCGAGTCCGATCCAGCCACGTTTCACGGCGTTGGCCCCTATGATGCCCAGACCGGAGTTGTGCATAAAAAAGCCGGTGCCGCGCCCAGCTATACATCGATCTTCGGCGAGACTCTGGTGAAGATGGCGCAAGAGGATAAGCGCCTGGTAGCGATCACAGCCGCCATGCTCGAAGGCACCGGCCTGAAAGCCTTTGCCGAGCGATTCCCCGAGCGTTTCTTCGATGTCGGCATTGCCGAGCAGCATGCGGTTACCTTCGCCGCAGGGCTTGCCTGCCGCGGCATGCGGCCGGTGGTGGCGATTTACTCCACCTTCCTGCAACGCGCCTACGACAACGTCCTGCACGACGTCTGCCTGCAGAATCTACCGGTGACATTTGCCATGGATCGCGGCGGGCTGGTCGGCGCCGACGGCCCTACCCACCACGGGGTGTTCGATTATTCCTATCTGCGCCACATCCCCAACCTGGTTTTCATGGTGCCGCGCGACGAAGTCGCCCTGCAGCGCACCATGGCCACGGCGCTGCAGCACGACGGCCCCTTCGCCTACCGCTATCCCCGCGGCGAATCCGAGGGCCTGCCTCAGCCCACCGAAATTACCCCCGCGCCCATCGGCCGCGGCGAGAAGCTGCGTGACGGCAAAGACGGCGTGATCTTCGCCATCGGCACCATGGTCGGCGAAGCGCTCAAAGCCGCTGAAGCTCTTGCCGGCGAAGGGCTGGAACTGGCCGTCGTGGACGCCGTGTTCCTCAAACCCCTCGACCGCGACCTGATGCTCGAAGAAGCGCGGCGCACCGGCCGCGTCATCACTGCCGAAGAAAACGTCCTGCAGGGCGGCTTCGGCTCCGCCGTACTCGAACTGTTCGAACAGGAACAGGTCGATTCCGTCCGCACCCTGTGCATCGGCCTGCCCGACGAATTTGTCGAGCAGGGGACCCAGCAGCAGCTGCGCCAACGCCACGGCATCGACGCTGCGGGCATGGCCGAACGCATCCGCAAGTGGTACGCGTAA
- a CDS encoding murein hydrolase activator EnvC family protein, with translation MPLYLRIFIILCFVFLTSLSVFGQAQDLAETRQTLERIQERIKSTRSDLEQIKSHSGSLRRQLEAVRDDLERLNRQLGELERSREDLARRIKDNQRQADEAQRRIEDLRAKVEQRLVVLYKEGESGPLSLIFSPQSPARQAEQYDYMARILEYDRELLEQFRADVRELEQVRSRLLALRDEQQQVLNATRQNRDTARDAARLQEQLLSAARQEQKALSSQLDELKDQARGLSELVKKLESQQARAYTDSGNFVDLKGHLPWPVEGRVTYGFGQQKHPQLGTTFDSHGIEIAIDSAQPVKAVADGRVIYANWFKGYGNLLILDHGNSYYTLYAQNARLTKGVDDVVARGETIGFSGLPGSNGIYFEIRKGGTPQDPGPWLRKR, from the coding sequence ATGCCCCTTTACCTGCGCATCTTCATCATTCTTTGCTTTGTTTTTCTGACTTCCCTCTCGGTTTTCGGCCAGGCGCAGGACCTGGCTGAGACGCGTCAAACGCTGGAGCGCATTCAGGAGCGCATCAAATCCACCCGCTCCGATCTCGAACAGATAAAATCTCATTCAGGCTCTCTGCGGCGGCAGCTTGAAGCCGTGCGCGACGATCTGGAACGACTCAACCGGCAACTGGGCGAGCTGGAGCGTTCGCGGGAGGATCTGGCCCGACGCATCAAGGACAACCAACGTCAGGCTGATGAAGCGCAGAGGCGCATCGAGGATTTACGCGCCAAGGTTGAGCAGCGGCTGGTGGTTTTGTACAAGGAAGGGGAAAGCGGCCCCTTGAGCCTGATCTTCTCTCCCCAGTCTCCGGCCCGTCAGGCCGAACAGTACGATTACATGGCGCGCATTCTTGAATATGACCGCGAACTGCTGGAGCAGTTTCGCGCAGATGTGCGTGAGCTGGAACAGGTACGTTCACGCCTGCTCGCTTTGCGCGATGAGCAGCAGCAGGTGCTTAATGCAACACGGCAGAACCGCGATACCGCTCGGGATGCGGCGCGATTGCAGGAGCAGCTTCTTTCTGCCGCCCGCCAGGAGCAAAAAGCGCTCAGCAGCCAACTGGATGAACTCAAGGATCAGGCCAGGGGATTGTCGGAACTGGTCAAAAAACTTGAATCGCAGCAGGCCCGGGCGTATACTGACAGCGGCAATTTCGTTGATCTTAAAGGGCATTTGCCCTGGCCGGTGGAGGGCCGGGTCACCTACGGTTTCGGGCAGCAGAAGCACCCGCAGCTCGGCACCACCTTCGACAGTCACGGCATCGAAATTGCCATCGATTCAGCTCAACCCGTTAAAGCGGTGGCCGATGGTCGCGTCATCTACGCCAACTGGTTCAAGGGGTACGGCAATCTGCTGATCCTCGATCATGGCAACAGTTATTATACCCTGTATGCCCAGAATGCCCGGTTGACCAAAGGGGTCGACGACGTGGTCGCGCGCGGTGAAACCATCGGCTTCTCCGGGCTGCCAGGCAGCAATGGGATCTATTTCGAAATCCGTAAGGGAGGAACTCCCCAGGATCCCGGTCCATGGCTACGTAAAAGGTAA
- a CDS encoding polyprenyl synthetase family protein has protein sequence MDLKAYLKQKAALVDEAIMRYLPAPDTMPAKLHQAMRYSVMAGGKRVRPVLMLAACAAVGGNEKNALPAACAMEMIHTYSLIHDDLPAMDDDDFRRGRPTNHKVYGEATAILAGDALLTEAFILLSDARINSDVPPEVLLRVCSTIARCAGSMGMVGGQVVDMESEGKEIDFPTLEYIHTHKTGALILAAIQSGALIGGADEKTFDALKRYGGAVGLAFQVADDILDVVGDSQALGKSAGRDHARGKNTYPALIGLDASRSRARDLVNVAHQAIEPLGEAAEPLRAIASYIIERET, from the coding sequence GTGGATCTCAAGGCTTATCTCAAGCAAAAGGCCGCGCTGGTGGATGAGGCGATCATGCGCTATCTGCCGGCGCCCGACACCATGCCCGCCAAATTGCACCAGGCCATGCGCTATTCGGTCATGGCCGGCGGAAAGCGGGTGCGCCCGGTGCTGATGCTCGCGGCCTGCGCGGCGGTGGGCGGCAATGAAAAGAATGCGCTTCCGGCGGCCTGCGCCATGGAAATGATCCATACCTATTCGCTGATTCATGACGATCTGCCCGCCATGGACGACGACGATTTCCGCCGTGGGCGCCCGACCAACCACAAGGTTTATGGCGAGGCGACCGCCATCCTGGCCGGCGATGCCCTGCTGACCGAAGCTTTCATTCTGCTCAGCGACGCCAGGATCAATTCTGATGTACCACCCGAGGTTCTGTTGCGGGTCTGCAGCACCATCGCCCGCTGCGCCGGTTCCATGGGGATGGTGGGCGGACAGGTGGTGGATATGGAATCGGAAGGGAAGGAGATTGATTTCCCGACCCTCGAATATATCCACACCCACAAGACCGGTGCCCTGATTCTGGCGGCCATTCAAAGTGGCGCCCTGATCGGCGGCGCCGATGAAAAGACTTTTGATGCGTTAAAACGCTACGGCGGCGCGGTGGGGCTGGCCTTCCAGGTTGCCGACGACATTCTCGACGTGGTCGGCGACAGCCAGGCCCTGGGCAAAAGCGCCGGCCGCGACCACGCGCGCGGCAAAAACACTTATCCGGCCCTGATCGGGCTTGACGCCAGCCGCTCCCGGGCGCGCGACCTGGTCAATGTCGCGCACCAGGCGATTGAGCCTTTGGGCGAGGCCGCCGAACCACTGCGCGCCATCGCCTCCTATATCATCGAACGTGAGACCTGA
- the xseB gene encoding exodeoxyribonuclease VII small subunit, whose amino-acid sequence MQDPDFEKALKQLEDAVTKLESGELSLEESLRCFEDGVRSARQCRTALDSMQTRVEQLLKKSDGKIETAALHFDDENGQD is encoded by the coding sequence ATGCAGGACCCCGATTTCGAAAAAGCTCTCAAGCAGCTGGAGGATGCCGTCACAAAACTTGAAAGCGGCGAGCTTTCCCTGGAAGAATCGCTGCGCTGCTTCGAAGACGGCGTTCGTTCGGCTCGGCAGTGCCGCACTGCGCTTGATTCCATGCAGACACGGGTCGAGCAGCTGCTGAAGAAAAGCGACGGAAAGATTGAAACCGCCGCGTTGCACTTCGACGATGAAAATGGACAAGACTGA